The DNA segment CGCTGTTGAAACTGTCCACGGCCGTGCGGCGCCAGACGCTGCTGGCCGGAAGCCGTGCCGGATCGTCGTACGCGGCCGCGTTCCGCTCCGCCCTCTCGAACGAGCCCGCAACCGAGGTAACCACACTGGACAGTGGGCTGCGCGTTGCGAGCGAATCCGTGCCGTCGCAGGTGGCCACGGTCGGACTGTTCATCGATGCCGGGTCCCGGTACGAGGACAAGCACAGCAACGGAACGGCAAACTTCTTCGAACACCTAGCGTTTAAGGGAACGACCAAACGATCACAGTCCGCGCTGGAGCAGGAGGTGGAGAGCATGGGCGCACAGCTGGACGCGAGCACGGGCCGGGACCAGACCTCCTTCACCGCTCGCTGCCTGTCGAAGGACGTCCCGAAGCTGGTCGAAATTCTGGCCGACGTCGTGCAGAACCCCCGGCTGGACGATGCGGACGTGAAGCGCGCCCGCGAGGTTATCCTGGGCGAGATCGAACAGGTGGACGCGGGCAACCTGCGGGAGGTCGTGTTCGACCACCTGCACTCGACCGCGTTCCAGGGCACGTCGCTCAGCAACACCGTGTGGGGCCCGAGCAGCAACATCCGCTCGATCAAGGCGGACGACGTGCGCGGTTACGTCAACTCGCACTACAAGGCGCCGCGCATGGTGCTGGCCGCGGCCGGTGACGTGCGCCAGGCCGAGCTGGAGAAGCTGGCCGAGAAGCATCTCGGCAAGATCGAGTCGACGTTCGATGGCAAGGCGCCGCAGCTGTCGCCGGTCCGCTTCACCGGGTCGGAGATGCGTGTGCGCGACGACTCGCTGCCGCTGGCGTACGTcgcggtggcggtggagggATGCGGCGTGTCCGACTCGGATGCGATGGCGCTGTCGGTGGCCAGTGCGCTGATCGGCACGTGGGACCGCACGTTCGGCGGTGGCGTGAACAACGCGTCGAAGCTGGCCGTCGCCTCGGCCCACGACAAGCTGTGCCACAACTTCGAGTCGTTCAACCTGACGTACCGCGACACCGGCCTGTGGGGCATCTACTTCGAGTGCGATCCGCTGATGTGCGAGGACATGCTGTTCAACGTGCAGAACGAGTGGATGCGCCTGTGCACGATGGTGACCGACGGGGAGGTGGAGCGCGCCAAGCGCCAGCTCAAGACCCGCCTGCTGGCCCAGCTGGAGGGACCGCACGCGATCTGCGAGGACATCGGGCGCCAGGTGCTGACGCTCGGCCGCCGCGAGCCGCTGCACGACGTGGAGCGACGCATCGAGAACGTGACGG comes from the Anopheles coluzzii chromosome 2, AcolN3, whole genome shotgun sequence genome and includes:
- the LOC120953228 gene encoding mitochondrial-processing peptidase subunit beta-like encodes the protein MASLLKLSTAVRRQTLLAGSRAGSSYAAAFRSALSNEPATEVTTLDSGLRVASESVPSQVATVGLFIDAGSRYEDKHSNGTANFFEHLAFKGTTKRSQSALEQEVESMGAQLDASTGRDQTSFTARCLSKDVPKLVEILADVVQNPRLDDADVKRAREVILGEIEQVDAGNLREVVFDHLHSTAFQGTSLSNTVWGPSSNIRSIKADDVRGYVNSHYKAPRMVLAAAGDVRQAELEKLAEKHLGKIESTFDGKAPQLSPVRFTGSEMRVRDDSLPLAYVAVAVEGCGVSDSDAMALSVASALIGTWDRTFGGGVNNASKLAVASAHDKLCHNFESFNLTYRDTGLWGIYFECDPLMCEDMLFNVQNEWMRLCTMVTDGEVERAKRQLKTRLLAQLEGPHAICEDIGRQVLTLGRREPLHDVERRIENVTAQNVRDVAMRYIFDRCPAVAAVGPVENLPDYMRIRSSMYWTRL